One genomic window of Acetomicrobium thermoterrenum DSM 13490 includes the following:
- the hypF gene encoding carbamoyltransferase HypF, with amino-acid sequence MKKIFLVKGVVQGVGFRPFCSKLAKELKLGGSVQNNSSGVLIELHGDRKSIELFAEKLLYEAPPLAMIQSVESIYEDEASTDSEDFIIRESEKQDIQKVLIPPDIATCEDCLKEMRDPNDKRYRYPFINCTNCGPRYTIIKELPYDRTKTTMACFPMCDECRKEYSDVSNRRYHAQPNACPNCGPTLWLCDAKGEKFAINDDAVLLASKYLREGKILAIKGIGGYHLACDPRNDRAVKELRIRKKRPDKPFALMARDLKAAKSIVLINEKAMKLLFSPRRPIVVCPKGKDDNLSRYVAPNIDTYGIMLPYTPIHHLLLEEQDLLIMTSANISDEPLVAGNREALKKLGSIADYFLMHNRDIYMKIDDSVIAMAGMTPIFTRRARGYVPQPYISKKALPPIFGAGGEMKSTFSVTHDHYIFTSQYLGDLKDISSIALYEHVMDMFLSLYEISPSYLVYDKHPLYLSTRIASNKLSSLKCKLSVQHHHAHLAACLWDNDFSGEAIGLMLDGTGFGDDESIWGGEILIGSAKSFSRAGHLLQAPLPGGDKAVLEPWRFALSLLLQTFEKMEALQIALQLWPKEQDKIKLIAQNADKYVKTSSTGRLFDAAASILGLRNKVSYDAQAAIELEAIAKGKECAPFETIEKGDVLLIDWRPAIRWLIEGMNKKNKAQLAAGFHDGLSKVLVNVSTKLAAQSGIRHIALSGGVWQNRRLLNVTCALLKDAGLIPLTHKRTSPNDECISLGQVAVGIAHWQ; translated from the coding sequence ATGAAAAAAATCTTTCTCGTTAAAGGTGTCGTGCAGGGCGTTGGTTTCAGACCCTTTTGCTCAAAATTAGCCAAGGAGCTAAAGTTAGGAGGAAGCGTTCAAAATAACTCTTCGGGCGTCTTGATAGAACTGCACGGCGACAGAAAAAGCATAGAATTATTCGCAGAAAAGCTCCTGTATGAGGCTCCGCCTCTTGCGATGATTCAGTCAGTAGAGTCGATATACGAGGATGAAGCCTCGACAGATTCCGAGGATTTCATAATAAGAGAAAGCGAAAAACAGGATATTCAAAAGGTCCTTATACCTCCGGATATAGCCACTTGCGAAGATTGCCTAAAGGAAATGAGAGATCCTAATGACAAAAGATATAGATATCCCTTTATAAATTGCACGAATTGCGGTCCCAGGTACACAATAATAAAAGAGCTTCCCTACGACAGAACAAAAACTACTATGGCATGCTTTCCAATGTGCGACGAATGCCGTAAAGAGTACTCCGATGTCTCGAACAGGCGTTATCACGCACAACCAAATGCATGCCCCAATTGTGGACCAACTCTGTGGCTTTGCGATGCCAAAGGAGAAAAATTTGCTATAAACGACGATGCCGTTTTATTAGCGAGCAAATACCTGAGGGAAGGCAAGATATTGGCAATAAAAGGAATAGGCGGATATCATTTGGCCTGCGATCCTAGAAACGACAGAGCTGTTAAAGAACTTAGAATTCGCAAAAAAAGGCCTGACAAACCCTTTGCTTTAATGGCAAGAGATCTCAAAGCTGCAAAAAGTATAGTGCTGATAAACGAAAAAGCGATGAAATTACTGTTTTCTCCTCGAAGGCCAATTGTCGTATGTCCAAAAGGCAAAGACGACAATCTATCCAGATATGTAGCCCCAAATATAGATACCTATGGAATAATGTTGCCCTACACCCCAATTCATCATTTGCTCTTGGAGGAACAGGACCTTCTCATAATGACGAGTGCCAACATCTCCGACGAACCCTTAGTTGCAGGAAATAGAGAGGCTTTGAAAAAGCTAGGTTCGATAGCCGATTATTTTCTGATGCACAACAGGGATATTTACATGAAAATCGACGATTCTGTAATCGCCATGGCTGGAATGACCCCGATTTTTACCAGGAGAGCACGCGGATATGTTCCCCAGCCTTATATTTCAAAAAAAGCGCTTCCACCTATATTTGGTGCCGGCGGCGAAATGAAATCGACCTTCTCTGTAACACATGATCATTACATATTCACAAGCCAATATCTCGGAGATTTAAAGGACATATCAAGCATTGCTTTATATGAACATGTAATGGACATGTTCTTGTCTCTATACGAAATATCTCCTTCATATTTAGTATACGATAAACACCCACTATACTTATCGACTCGAATAGCAAGCAATAAGCTGTCAAGCCTAAAATGTAAACTGTCCGTGCAGCATCATCATGCCCACCTGGCAGCCTGTCTTTGGGACAACGATTTCTCGGGAGAGGCAATAGGATTGATGCTTGACGGCACAGGCTTTGGTGATGACGAAAGTATATGGGGTGGCGAGATTTTGATCGGCAGTGCAAAATCTTTCTCCAGGGCAGGACATCTTTTGCAGGCTCCCCTTCCCGGAGGCGACAAGGCAGTTTTAGAGCCCTGGCGTTTTGCCCTTTCTTTGTTGCTACAAACTTTCGAAAAAATGGAAGCCCTCCAAATTGCTCTCCAGCTTTGGCCAAAGGAACAGGACAAAATAAAGCTCATTGCTCAAAACGCTGATAAATATGTCAAAACTTCTTCGACAGGGAGGCTCTTCGACGCTGCAGCCTCTATATTGGGCCTACGAAATAAAGTATCTTATGATGCTCAGGCCGCGATCGAGCTCGAGGCTATAGCAAAGGGAAAGGAATGCGCCCCCTTCGAAACTATAGAAAAAGGAGATGTATTGCTTATTGACTGGCGTCCCGCAATTCGCTGGTTGATAGAAGGCATGAATAAAAAAAATAAAGCCCAGCTTGCAGCCGGGTTTCACGACGGACTCTCCAAGGTTTTAGTAAATGTCAGCACAAAACTTGCTGCGCAATCGGGAATACGACATATAGCACTATCGGGAGGAGTCTGGCAAAATAGGAGGCTTTTAAACGTAACTTGTGCTCTGCTAAAAGATGCAGGGTTAATACCCTTAACCCACAAAAGGACTTCGCCTAACGACGAATGCATATCGCTTGGCCAGGTCGCCGTTGGGATTGCTCATTGGCAGTAA
- a CDS encoding cold-shock protein, translated as MLGTVKWFNATKGYGFITSEDGKDVFVHYSAIDMKGFKTLEEGDKVEFEVVEGAKGPQAAHVKRV; from the coding sequence ATGTTAGGGACTGTCAAGTGGTTTAATGCAACGAAGGGCTATGGTTTCATTACGTCGGAGGATGGTAAAGACGTCTTTGTGCATTATTCAGCTATTGATATGAAGGGTTTCAAAACCCTTGAGGAGGGTGACAAGGTAGAGTTTGAAGTTGTTGAGGGGGCTAAGGGACCTCAAGCAGCGCATGTAAAACGTGTTTAA